A segment of the Salmo trutta chromosome 3, fSalTru1.1, whole genome shotgun sequence genome:
gtgtcgacgcgctgctggagccacgcatcaagggggggggggtactgtcacgacttcccctgaagttggtccctctccttgttcgggcgacgttcggtgGGCGACGTTcagtggtcgacgtcaccggtcttctagccattgccgatccacctttcatttttaatttgttttgtcttgtcttcacacacacctggtttcaattacatcaattacatgttgtgtatttaaccctctgttccccccatgtccttgtccagtattgtttattgtaagtgcttgtgcacgttatgtctggtgtgcgttggattttgtacccatttattgattgttatgttttccggtggtttttattattaaactgcgacgttggaaacacagtttttgctctcctgcgccagACTTCTCTGCCggcagtacgcaccccttacactaTTACTAAGTTTATCATTGCAGACAACCGTTTAACTACACACCAATGCACAAAAGATGTTCATGTAGTGTCACCATTACTCGCACTCTTGTTACAAAATATGCTTTTATCATGATCCTATGAATCATCTTTTATGCAGTGGTGGTGGAATGGACAATCAaacattggataataaaatgacCATGCAGTCTGTTTTATTGTGCTTTCTGTCCATTCTTTTGAAAGATTGTGGATTGTCCTACATGAAATTCTCTGAAGGATGAGGAAAGGATCCAGCAGGTTTGTCCCAGAGGAAAGTGGCCCCAAAAATCCTGTGGAATATCCTGCAGGACTTCCTATCCTATACAGTATATTCTGCTGGATTCCCGCAGAATTTTTCATGCAGGATTCCTGTAGGGAATTATTAATTTTTTTAGATCGCTATGACTTGTTGGTAATTTAGATTCTAAAGtgcttgtttttttcttctctttttttgTGTATTCTGACATTTCAGGAGAAATCTTAGTTTGTTAATGATTTATTAACAAAGGATTGTAAATCAGCTCTCTATGTTCTTTTGTATGAACTTGTGATAAAAAAAGTCCAATACCATGACAAATATCTCCTTCCTTCTGGTCCTAGCTGAGGAAGTAAAGTGAAGAAAAACCTATGGGATTAAAGGGTACTAATGTCCTTGTAATAGCTATGGCAGACAGAGGCACAGGGATGGGGAGAATGATGCAGTGCTGGAGCCTGAGCTGTTGAAACGACTATAGCAAACACCCAGTAAACATCCAtcagacagtagagagaggaggaaggagagaggggggagagagaaaaagggaggaagagagtgaggaAGCTCCTCATCACTGACCTCTCTAGAACCACAAATCTTTTCGCTTAATTGGAGATCGTCCCGTATCGATTTTCATCAGTCTCTTTATTTGCCATAGCAGCCACACATAACCAGGGGGGACATTTAGTGTCACTGCTAAAATGTCCCATCTCTGAAATGTGATTAAATTGAATCATTGCAGAAAATGGTTAAAGTAAACATATCACAGTTTTGGGGTGTCTTTttagcctttaaaaaaaaaaacttgcatATTACTTGTTTTTTGTGTATTAtttcacgtcctggccagtaataaggttaattgttattgtagtttggtcaggacgtggcagagggtattcgttttatgtggttcggggtagtgtgtttgttgaaggggcatttgatttaagtattccggggtgtttgggcactatttgattttcatgtattctatgtttagtctagtgtgcctgtttctatgtttggctaattggggttgggactcttgaaggcaggtgtgtctatttgcctttgattgagagtcccatatattagggtgtgtttgtcttttgtgggagattgttccgtgtatagcgtcaagccttacaggactgtttattgtcggtgtgtttcttttgtatacgtgtttattttgggtttgccttctttccatataataaagaagatgagtatacacatacctgcggcattttggtctcatcactacgacaacCATGACATATTATTAGCTGGACAGAATGCAATACTTTTCTTTTTATGGGTAAATGTAATAGTAAATATACAGTTTCATGTAGTTTAATAGATCTTTTTTCTTATATGTTTTTCAGTATCTATAGTCAATATAAGTTAATTATTGCATTTACACTCAAATGCTAACGGTAGCCTACAATAGAAAACACACATGTCAATTATGAGCCATTTTTTCTTTGGAAAAAGTGTTCTGTTTATTTATTAATTTTCATAGAATTTGTTTAAATCAAACACACTCATATGCAAGCAGACTGTTTTGATTGCAACTATATTTCAAAACCCAAAATAAACATTCACTAAATAAATACAACTTTTCCCTTGTGCTTCAAAGTGGTGTCTTTTTCTCAGCATATTTACATCATAAATAACTTTGGAAAAGCACAATTcagacaaaaaaacaaacaaacccaAACGTATAAATATAAGAGATATGGTAACCGCATTTACAACAGAATCCAGGGGAACGCTAGAAATGTGTCACACTGCCTACAAAACAGTATAATAAACATGATATGAAGCGTTAGAGAAAGGTAATGCCAGTTTATAACAAACAAGCATTATCATGATCAGATGTGATAATGATTTAggctgtctaaatgactacccaaCCGGTTGGATTGCATATTGCTGCATGTATCATGACTTTGTGAAAACATTTCATGAATTGTCATATAACTCATTATTATGGTAATAGTAACTAATGTCATGTTGGTACAAGCAAGCGTTGCCACTACATCATTCTGTAATATTAGAACAGTGCACAAGTCAATCAACCACATCAGACACAATCTCTCCATTTCACCTCACTTGATTTTTCCTTCATCTCATCATATGTTCAATAAACAATGGGCATCTCTTTCCAGTACAATAACTGTACAATTACCCTTGTTGACAATTTAACAAGACATGCCTCGGAGGTACACGTTAGCATGCTAACTCTCACGTCAGCCTAGTTAGCATGCTAACTCACCTCAGCCTTGTAAGCATGCTAACTCTCACCTCAGCCTTGTTAGCATGCTAACTCTCACCTCAGCCTTGTTAGCATGCTAACTCCCACCTCAACCTTGTTAGCATGCTAACTCTCACCTCAGCCTTGTTTGCATGCTAACTCTCACCTCAGCCTTGTTAGCATGCTAACTCTCACCTCAGCCTTGTTAGCATGCTAACTCTCACCTCAGCCTTGTTAGCATGCTAACTCCCACCTCAGCCATGTTAGCATGCTAACTCCCTCCTCAGTGTTTACCTTGAAAGCATGCTAAATTCCCCCTCAGTGTTTACCACTACACCTGGCAAATGAGACAATCCATGTCATCATATTGACCCTTAGCTTCCCAGTAATCACATCTCAATAAGGTTGTTCATTAGAGGTTGTATATAATGTTGTTATCCTCACTGAGGTGATATTATACCACTACAGACCAAAGTACTAATAAGTGTTGTTATCCCTGCCAACAAGACATTTAGCCCAAGTAAAGCCtgctacctgacagtccaggtgaaCTGCTGTATGTCTCAATGTAAATGTAGGCATATGTATCTCTTGCATGTATCCCTTAAATCCCCCCTTCGCTTTCTCTGAAAAGTGTGGGTACACTTCCCTTAATCCATAGCTTACATAGTGGGGAAAACATAGATAGAATGAATTTGCATAATTGTTGATGTCTGTGAAGTTTTTTGTGTCATTTTTGCTTCATCTCTATACTGCACACCTTTAATCATAGCTACgagaagtaggggtgctgaggatgCTGCAGTACCCCTGAATTATTTtctgaaaagtagtgcactgggcctttactagtcctgtattagcagaccgatatAGCCATCTGTAGCGCGGGCAAAAAATATATCAATTTAACCAGGTCTAGTTGACTTTAACTCtagagttgtgttgtgataaggggATTCTGACCAACACTAAAAAGTGCACTAACGTTGAACCCTGTCCTGTTAACTCAAAACATATCCACAACCCTATCTTCAACCATAGGGGTGAGGTTCCCACAATGAAACTCTATTTCTGACAGTGCAAATGGAATAATGTAGATCTGTAAAGATTAAAAGAAAAGGAAACACAAGAAGTAGGAtaggaacattttttttttgctggATAAGACGCAGAAGAGGCCGTTGAGGCTGGGCTATAGAATGAATATTCCATGGCTCCACAGTTTCTTCTTCATGTGTTTTAgtgtgcgtctgaaatggcaccctattccctatgtagggcattacttttgaccagagccctacgcaggctctggtcaaaaatagtgtgtagggaaatggcacgctattccctttACAGGGAATAGGCTGACATTTTAGACATCCCTATAGTGTTATTGGACAAGCGGGCGTTAGCTGCCGTTAGTGATGATGACGGAGGTCCCCTTGTGTCCCGGCCCCTGCTCTGCCTGCATGCGCAGGTGTGAAGTCACGTCGTAGTGGGTGGAGCCAGCGGAGGAATAGAAGTCCCTGAGGCTCTCGGTGTCATACAGGTGCTCCAGGGCGTAGCCCGTCAGGGAGTAGGTAGCAGCTTGCTTGTCCAGGTAGGGCCTCCCCGTCAGGGAGTAGGTAGCAGCTTGCTTGTCCAGATAGGGCCTCCCTGTTTGGGTTTGGGGGTGGGAATGGTAGAGGGCTGGGGCAGGGCTAGGGGAGGAGGCTGAGCAGGGGCCTGGACGGCCAAGCTGGTGGTGCAGGGGCTGGGGGAGAGGGGAcaggtctgtctgtcctgtctgctggAGGTAGGTTTTGGGTTTGGGGAGGCGGTGGTCAGACCCTGGGCTGCTGAGCCTGAAGAGAGGGGCAGGGCTTGATGCGGGGCTGATCACCTGACCCAGGCCACGGCACAACACGCTATGTAGCACCCCCTGGGGGTAGTCAGTGGTGAAGCAGGGGCCTGGGCCCTTCGGGAGGCCGTTGGCAGGACCTAGAGGAGTGTCAGGCCCTGGGTGGAGCTTGCTGCGGTGCTGCAGCCGATTCTCCTCCTCCTTGATCATCTGCTGCGTGGCTCGGATCAGGGTCTCGATCTTGCTCGGCTCCTGGGGGCTGACCCGAAAGTAGTCGGTGCGGTGACGGTCCCCTGAGTCGCTGGCGGAGCCCCCGTCTGGCGAGCTGACCACACTGTCCTGATCCCATTGGCCACAGTCtgtagagggagggacaggacaCTGATCTTAGAGCCAACAGGAAGCAATATCCAGGGCTAAGCAGAGCTAGCAGCATGTTATCCTACAGGTTAAGGGTTAAAACGAACCTGTATTTTCCTGCTGACCTCTTCCAGGTCACCATTGCAAAAGTGGTTTTTAACCACAATAttctttcctggttaaataaaggttaaataaagcaGAGGTGGGAGATCTGAAGTGTGAGCAGGCTTTAGTACCAACCCGAATCAAATCTGTGTGTCTTTGAGCCTGCAACAGTGGAGTTCACCCATCTCCAGCCTCCTACAGTAATACAAGCTAAAGGGCCAGGGATAGGGACTTACTATGCAGACTGTGGATGGAGGGGATGTGGGGCACGCTGCTCTCGTATCCCTCTCCATTCTCCAGGGACGAAGTCTTGGCCAGGGGCAGCACAGAGCGGGCAGCTCCCCACCACGCCTCTGTCCCACCCTGGGGAGCACCCAGGAAGTACCTCCCTGCCTCACAGCGGCCCCGCTCGCACGTCTGGTTGTGTCCGTGTCTGTCGAGGTGGGAGTGGCTGTCGCtgggggtgtggtggtggtggtgctccTCAGTGATTGGGAGGCTGTAGCAGAGGGGACGTGGCTCGGAGAACTGCCTGTAGGCACAGGAGGtgccaagcccctccccctgctccAGCAGCTGAGGGGAAGCGGAGTCTGTGAGGGGAGATCCTGCCCAAGGGCTATCCTGGTCCGACTCTGACCGCTCGGCCTGGAAACCAGTGTACTGCAGATAGAGAGAGCAatcaagagggagagagagggagagagacagagagccagagagaggagaaatatgAGTCATTACCCAGGTAATCAAGAAGTGATAAATCAGGTACAAGCCACCTCCCGTCACTGACAGATCATGCCGTATCCTGGCTCAAATAGAGAGTTGCCTCTGTGTAGGATGTGTACAGGACCAGCGCTGTATGTTCCTATAGAGCCTCACCTGTGTGTAGGGGGACAGTCGAGCCTTGGTCTTAGCTCGAGACACTCTGCTCTTGGGTGCTCTGCGGTTCTCAGTAAGGCTGGTGGGAGCACTGCTAAAGGGGAAGGAGGGCTTGGTGTCTGTAACCTGGTCCAGAGACAGCTGGAGTCCTTTATACTCAGTATCCCTACagaaacatacacatacagtatggacTGTAGATCATATAGATACACAGGTATATTCCTGATTTAACTATGTGTTAGGATTACATAAAGACCATCATTAAACAAGACAAGACAGCTCCACTGTTAAGACTGTTTATCCAAGTGTGGCTTGTCTACCtgggtattttatttttttcattctcAGGGTGCAAATACCCACTAACATCTGTTTGGTAATTAGAgcatggtgtatgtgtgtgtctgtgtgagagagagagagagagagagagagagagagagaagagagaaagagaagagagcagagagagagcagagaagagagaagagagagagtgaaagagtgaaagagagcgagagtgagagcgagaaagagggtaGAGAGGCTTTCGGAAGGACTTGTTTCTCCATCAGGATTGTAACAAGGCCTTTAACAAACATACAACAGAGGGGAGGCTGTCCGTTCAAATACACATGCGATTAAGGGCTATGTCTGGCTAAACCAAGCCCACGGGACACCACGCCAGGAGACAGTACTTGGAAATGGGAATTGTTTTCTCTGTAAAGCAGGGGTAGACTGGGCATGGGGCATttcgggcaaatgccagatgggctggtacATTTTTAGGTGAGTGGGACTGTccaactttatttattttcacaaaTAATAAGcattatctggctaataatgTGGCATCAAGGAAAGAAATTGGCCGGTGTAGGGGCTTCAAAGAAGAAAATGGGccagtgtgttagaaatgccagggccGATTTCAGGTCCCAGTCCTCCTTGTGTGGTTTCTGTTCACTATGATGAATCAAGTTGGAGAAGATGGATGGAAAAACCTGGACAGGGTTTACTCTGGCCAAAcactgatccccccccccccacacacacacacacacacacaccccccacacacaaacacaccccatgCATGTGCACACGCTCACtcgcacacagacacatatacaggtacatgcacatacatacacacacacaaacttttatttctaaaacacacacaatcacaatcaAGAAATACATGTTCCATACAAACACTATCAAAAACATACCTCAGAATAGTATTCTCATAGGATCAGGTCAGGTCACGCATTTCAgtgcatgacacacacaccaactcctTTATGTGATAAAGTGTTCTTATCTTGCTGTAAACACAGAGTATTGCCTAAGAAAGGTCAGGGATCACAGGGACAGGCTCTGGCCAATAGGAAGGGATGGAAGGTGGAAGGGTTATCAATACTAGCCAATAGGACAAGGCAGAGTGGTTATTAGTACTAATACACATAGAGGCAGTTCAACCAGAGGTGAACTCCTGTGTTCCTGTGTTCCCTACTAGCTGTGTGTTAATCAGTGTAGACTAGTACACCTCTACCTGCTACTGTGTGAATCACCCACCACTAACTCTGATAACAACAGTGAGAAAGGGGCTGTGATagttctctgatgaactgactaAATCCCATGCCATTCTCTCAGAATTGTATGGGGAAATAAGGAactcattattatcattattatttagccacagacaggacaggaacactcAGTGGATGACAttgtattatctctctctctgctaatgAACTGAGTTACTATGaattcactgactgactgatgctATTCTCACAGATACGTTGAGGCAAACAACACGTTTGCACAATGTCTCATTACAGCTTAATGTCTCACACGATAAAACATCTCAACAAGATCACAAGACGGTACTAattgactgtacagtatgtgattcaataaaaagtaaaacaattgtttaaaaaaaaaaaagatcacaTGGGGGAATGAGAAATCTCCATCCACAAATTCTAAACTCTCTACTCTCCCACCAAGCTGGCAGCCATAAACGCTCCTCATCTTTATGGCC
Coding sequences within it:
- the LOC115182056 gene encoding single-minded homolog 1-A-like, translated to MKEKSKNAARTRREKENSEFYELAKLLPLPSAITSQLDKASIIRLTTSYLKMRIVFPEGLGESWGHVSRTRSLDNVGRELGSHLLQTLDGFIFVVAPDGKVMYISETASVHLGLSQVELTGNSIYEYIHPADHDEMTAVLTAHQPCHSHFVQEYEMERSFFLRMKCVLAKRNAGLTCGGYKVIHCSGYLKIRQYSLDMSPFDGCYQNVGLVAVGHSLPPSAVTEIKLHSNMFMFRASLDMKLIFLDSRVAELTGYEPQDLIEKTLYHHVHSCDSFHLRCAHHLLLVKGQVTTKYYRFLAKQGGWVWVQSYATIVHNSRSSRPHCIVSVNYVLTDTEYKGLQLSLDQVTDTKPSFPFSSAPTSLTENRRAPKSRVSRAKTKARLSPYTQYTGFQAERSESDQDSPWAGSPLTDSASPQLLEQGEGLGTSCAYRQFSEPRPLCYSLPITEEHHHHHTPSDSHSHLDRHGHNQTCERGRCEAGRYFLGAPQGGTEAWWGAARSVLPLAKTSSLENGEGYESSVPHIPSIHSLHNCGQWDQDSVVSSPDGGSASDSGDRHRTDYFRVSPQEPSKIETLIRATQQMIKEEENRLQHRSKLHPGPDTPLGPANGLPKGPGPCFTTDYPQGVLHSVLCRGLGQVISPASSPAPLFRLSSPGSDHRLPKPKTYLQQTGQTDLSPLPQPLHHQLGRPGPCSASSPSPAPALYHSHPQTQTGRPYLDKQAATYSLTGRPYLDKQAATYSLTGYALEHLYDTESLRDFYSSAGSTHYDVTSHLRMQAEQGPGHKGTSVIITNGS